One Megamonas hypermegale genomic window carries:
- a CDS encoding iron-containing alcohol dehydrogenase, with amino-acid sequence MQKFTFHCPTEVIFGKDSENCTADLIKKYNGHNVLIVFGGGSIKRTGLLDKIITQLKEASLFVSTLGGVQPNPLVSFVNNGVKKALAQNIDFVLAIGGGSVIDTAKAIAHGLQYPTHDIWDIWTKKVKLEKTTPFGSIVTLAAAGSETSDSSVLTNEQTKQKRGLSTPFNRPRFAIMNPELTFTAPKVQKACGCADILMHTLERYFAKEQDNYMTDYIAEGLMKDVIYYAPKMLENPQDYLSHSEIMYCGSLSHNDITGLGRTKDFSVHKFGHELSAKFDATHGASLTTMWASWARYVYKHDVERFCHLGKVLFDISETGEDGAIKTINTLEEFFYRLGLPICISQLTGKILDETELKYLTDMCTDNNSKAIGTFNPLNYEDVYTIFKMANH; translated from the coding sequence ATGCAAAAATTCACATTTCATTGCCCCACTGAAGTGATTTTCGGCAAAGATAGCGAAAATTGTACCGCTGATTTAATAAAAAAATACAACGGTCATAATGTTTTAATCGTCTTTGGCGGTGGTTCTATAAAAAGAACTGGCTTACTTGATAAAATCATTACACAACTAAAAGAAGCCAGTCTTTTTGTTTCTACACTCGGCGGTGTACAACCAAATCCTCTTGTATCTTTTGTCAATAATGGTGTAAAAAAAGCACTCGCTCAAAATATTGATTTTGTATTGGCAATTGGCGGTGGCTCTGTAATCGATACAGCAAAAGCCATCGCTCACGGTTTACAATACCCAACACACGATATCTGGGATATTTGGACAAAAAAAGTCAAATTAGAAAAAACTACACCATTTGGCAGTATCGTAACCCTTGCCGCTGCTGGTAGCGAAACGAGTGATTCTTCTGTTCTCACCAATGAACAGACAAAACAAAAACGCGGTTTAAGCACGCCATTTAATCGTCCTCGTTTTGCCATCATGAACCCAGAACTAACTTTCACCGCACCAAAAGTGCAAAAGGCTTGCGGTTGTGCTGATATCTTAATGCATACATTAGAAAGATATTTCGCTAAAGAACAAGATAATTACATGACAGATTATATTGCTGAAGGTCTAATGAAAGATGTAATTTACTATGCACCAAAAATGCTAGAAAATCCTCAAGATTATTTATCTCATAGTGAAATAATGTACTGCGGTAGCTTATCCCACAATGATATTACAGGACTCGGTCGCACTAAAGATTTTAGCGTACACAAATTCGGTCATGAATTGAGCGCTAAATTCGATGCTACACATGGTGCTTCCTTAACTACTATGTGGGCATCTTGGGCTAGATACGTATATAAACACGATGTTGAACGCTTCTGTCATTTAGGCAAAGTTTTATTTGACATCTCTGAAACAGGCGAAGACGGTGCTATTAAAACAATAAATACGTTAGAAGAATTTTTCTATCGTTTAGGCTTACCAATCTGTATCAGCCAGCTTACAGGCAAAATCTTAGATGAAACTGAACTAAAATACTTGACCGATATGTGCACAGATAACAACAGTAAAGCAATCGGTACATTCAATCCGCTCAATTATGAAGATGTATATACCATTTTCAAAATGGCTAATCATTAA
- a CDS encoding HAD family hydrolase: protein MKAVIFDMDGVIIDSESIHADMKIRTLTHFGIPCSMEDCVAYVGRSAKAFFTDFVHLATKPVSVQEMVDYKHKIYLEYIQDSNTVYPIDGILDLLYELHENNIPVALASSADRKVINAVLKKFGLSDCFKYILSGAELPASKPNPAIYALTAKALGLPPQDCVVIEDATAGIIAAKDAGTYCIAYDNPNSGPQDLSRADMIVDSINDISLNKILQLQN, encoded by the coding sequence ATGAAAGCAGTTATTTTTGATATGGACGGTGTAATTATTGACAGCGAATCCATTCATGCCGATATGAAAATACGTACTTTAACTCATTTCGGTATACCTTGCAGTATGGAAGATTGTGTGGCATATGTTGGGCGTTCAGCCAAAGCATTTTTTACCGATTTTGTCCATCTTGCAACTAAGCCTGTTTCTGTTCAGGAAATGGTCGACTACAAACATAAAATTTATTTAGAATACATTCAAGACAGTAATACAGTATATCCAATTGATGGCATATTGGATTTATTGTATGAACTACACGAAAATAACATTCCAGTAGCACTTGCATCCTCAGCCGACAGAAAAGTAATTAATGCTGTATTAAAAAAATTTGGTTTAAGCGATTGCTTCAAATATATTTTAAGCGGAGCAGAACTTCCAGCAAGTAAACCAAATCCAGCAATTTATGCATTAACAGCTAAAGCACTCGGTTTACCGCCACAAGATTGTGTCGTTATCGAAGATGCTACAGCTGGAATTATTGCCGCAAAAGACGCGGGCACATATTGTATCGCTTACGATAATCCAAATTCTGGCCCACAAGATTTATCCCGAGCTGATATGATAGTAGATTCCATAAATGATATAAGTTTAAACAAGATTTTACAATTACAAAATTAA
- a CDS encoding LysR family transcriptional regulator: protein MELNQLEYFVALAHIKNFTKAAKSLNVSQPALSRSIGRLEKDLNVKLFTRDSRKVALTQYGQTFLSYAERILLELETAHQDIMNMAEPDSGVVNLSFMHSLGAYLVPDLVKEFRKIYPKIQFSLSQNHSFLLSKQLFKGESDLCLCSAPINMSDIAWVPLLTEELYIIVPTNHALAKKDIISLEEIASEPFITLKPRYGLRTKTEQLFELASIHPKIRFEGDEIVTVASLVAAGLGVSLVPKIPGMDHLDIKFLSTNNLKCIREIGLAWYANRPMSLAAHRFQNFVIDKFSKK from the coding sequence ATGGAATTAAATCAATTGGAATATTTTGTGGCTTTAGCCCATATTAAAAATTTTACTAAAGCCGCCAAATCTTTAAATGTTTCTCAACCGGCACTAAGTCGTTCCATAGGTCGTTTGGAAAAAGATTTAAATGTAAAATTATTTACACGTGACAGTCGCAAAGTAGCACTCACACAATACGGTCAAACTTTTTTATCCTATGCTGAAAGAATATTATTAGAACTAGAAACTGCTCATCAAGATATTATGAATATGGCTGAACCAGATAGTGGAGTCGTTAATCTATCATTTATGCATTCACTTGGTGCCTACCTTGTGCCTGATTTAGTAAAGGAATTTCGCAAAATCTACCCTAAAATTCAATTTTCTTTAAGTCAAAATCATTCATTTTTATTATCCAAGCAATTATTTAAAGGTGAATCCGATTTATGTTTATGTAGTGCTCCCATCAATATGTCAGATATTGCTTGGGTTCCTTTACTTACAGAAGAATTATATATCATAGTACCGACTAATCATGCTTTAGCAAAAAAAGATATCATAAGCCTAGAAGAAATTGCTTCTGAACCATTTATCACTTTAAAACCACGTTACGGTTTACGCACTAAGACAGAACAATTATTTGAACTCGCTTCCATTCATCCAAAAATTCGTTTTGAAGGTGATGAAATTGTAACTGTCGCAAGCCTTGTTGCCGCAGGACTTGGTGTTTCTCTTGTACCTAAAATTCCAGGTATGGACCATTTGGATATAAAATTTCTCTCTACTAATAACTTAAAATGTATTCGTGAAATTGGTCTTGCTTGGTATGCTAATAGACCAATGTCTCTTGCAGCTCATCGCTTTCAAAACTTCGTTATCGATAAATTCAGTAAAAAATAA